From Nocardia sp. XZ_19_385, the proteins below share one genomic window:
- a CDS encoding TetR/AcrR family transcriptional regulator, whose protein sequence is MSAENRRAAREGETPRVRRRPRDRRAQIAAASAEAFGALGYHGVSMEDIASRLDITSTALYRHYPSKYALFREEALRLSALSAEAVRLPPALASSTAAHQLQHIVDALIAKSITNRRSAALLRWQSRYLEPDDYQILIEHLVRTYAVLGKLLGETRNDLDGADRAVLATAALSVIGSISDHHVSVPARALANLLRSACAAVFEADLPPIRDEPEPVGTSEVPLTFKHELLLKRAIELFHERGYPNVSVEDIATAAGLPASSAVYRFYRGKGDILAAAFRRAADRVSAAIGPAIAESDGPEQALTTLIELYVAGSFEERELTFVYYAEISNVPADDRTVLRNIQRLNVEEWAKLLAGVRPELTAAEARVLVHAALALVVDLGQWLGPDNPICDRSRVTRLMQVILFGRPAA, encoded by the coding sequence ATGAGTGCCGAGAATCGCCGCGCCGCGCGCGAAGGTGAGACGCCCCGGGTACGCCGGCGGCCGCGCGATCGGCGGGCCCAGATCGCGGCCGCCTCGGCGGAGGCGTTCGGCGCGCTCGGCTATCACGGGGTGAGCATGGAGGACATCGCGTCCCGGCTCGACATCACCTCCACGGCGCTCTACCGGCACTACCCCAGCAAGTACGCGCTGTTCCGGGAAGAGGCGCTGCGCCTGAGCGCGCTCAGCGCGGAGGCGGTGCGGCTGCCCCCGGCGCTCGCGAGTTCCACTGCGGCACATCAGCTTCAGCACATCGTCGATGCGCTGATCGCCAAGTCGATCACCAATCGCCGCAGCGCCGCACTGCTGCGCTGGCAGAGCCGTTACCTGGAGCCGGACGACTATCAAATCCTGATCGAGCACCTGGTCCGCACCTACGCGGTACTCGGCAAGCTGCTCGGGGAAACGCGGAATGATCTGGACGGCGCGGACCGCGCGGTATTGGCGACCGCCGCGTTGAGCGTGATCGGCAGCATCTCCGATCACCACGTCTCGGTGCCCGCACGCGCACTGGCGAACCTGCTGCGGTCGGCCTGCGCGGCCGTCTTCGAAGCCGACCTGCCCCCAATCCGCGACGAGCCGGAACCCGTTGGCACATCGGAGGTTCCGCTCACGTTCAAACACGAACTCTTGCTGAAGCGCGCTATCGAACTGTTCCATGAGCGCGGTTACCCCAACGTGAGCGTCGAAGACATCGCCACCGCCGCCGGGCTGCCCGCCTCCTCGGCGGTGTACCGGTTCTATCGCGGCAAGGGCGACATCCTCGCCGCCGCGTTCCGCCGTGCGGCAGACCGGGTTTCGGCGGCGATCGGACCCGCCATCGCCGAGTCCGACGGCCCCGAGCAGGCCCTCACCACGCTGATCGAGTTATACGTAGCCGGATCGTTCGAAGAACGCGAGCTGACCTTCGTCTACTACGCCGAGATCAGCAACGTCCCTGCCGACGACCGCACCGTGCTGCGAAACATCCAGCGGCTCAACGTCGAAGAGTGGGCCAAGCTCCTCGCCGGCGTGCGCCCGGAGCTGACCGCCGCCGAAGCCCGGGTCCTGGTGCACGCCGCCCTCGCGCTGGTGGTCGACCTGGGCCAGTGGCTCGGCCCCGACAACCCGATCTGTGACCGCTCCCGGGTCACCCGGCTGATGCAGGTCATCCTCTTCGGGCGGCCCGCCGCCTGA
- a CDS encoding MCE family protein → MRIPLWEWLVRRRVAVANVGLVLVLIAGSAYLAGAVLRFDPLSNSYSVTVELANSGGLLANNDVTFRGVRVGRVGEVRVSGAGIAAVAEIEGSAKIPVGGVVAVGRLSAAGEQYLDFRPDSDTGPYLADGSVVDMSATKTPVTVQSVLANMSGLIGGMNPQRLNVIINELDKALAGGPDRLRNMISGISRAMAGLNDLLPQTRQLIENLEVIAETTSHAQPDLTTLTTGAGALFEQLTAADQEVRAFLELAPGQLATLGGFIQESHDPITNLVTNFVAITKAAKLRAPAIATLFPALREGSAALGIPVWDNAFHTLVDPWPRPTCDYDTIPVVPTLATTDTRVRLYNYCVTDNPALQVRGSANAPRPNVPDNGSGPPPGVTGNELSQPVPGR, encoded by the coding sequence ATGAGAATTCCGTTGTGGGAGTGGCTGGTTCGTCGCCGAGTCGCGGTCGCCAATGTCGGACTGGTCCTGGTGCTCATTGCCGGTTCGGCCTATCTGGCCGGGGCGGTGCTGCGGTTCGATCCGTTGTCGAACAGCTACTCGGTGACCGTGGAGCTGGCGAATTCCGGTGGGCTGCTCGCGAATAACGATGTCACCTTCCGGGGTGTGCGGGTCGGCCGGGTCGGCGAGGTGCGGGTATCGGGCGCCGGCATCGCGGCGGTCGCCGAAATCGAGGGCAGCGCGAAGATCCCCGTCGGCGGCGTGGTGGCCGTCGGCCGGTTGTCGGCAGCCGGGGAGCAGTATCTGGACTTCCGGCCCGATTCCGACACCGGTCCGTATCTGGCCGATGGGTCGGTGGTCGACATGTCCGCCACCAAGACGCCGGTGACCGTGCAGTCCGTGCTCGCGAACATGAGCGGTCTGATCGGTGGCATGAACCCGCAGCGGCTCAATGTGATCATCAACGAGCTCGACAAGGCGCTTGCAGGCGGTCCGGATCGCTTGCGCAACATGATCTCCGGGATCAGCCGCGCCATGGCCGGGCTCAACGACCTGCTGCCGCAGACCCGGCAACTGATCGAGAACCTCGAGGTGATCGCCGAGACCACCTCACACGCCCAGCCCGACCTCACCACCCTGACCACCGGCGCGGGCGCGCTGTTCGAGCAGCTCACCGCCGCCGATCAGGAGGTGCGGGCCTTCCTGGAGCTGGCTCCCGGCCAGCTCGCCACCCTCGGCGGGTTCATCCAGGAATCCCACGACCCGATCACTAACCTGGTCACCAACTTCGTCGCGATCACCAAGGCGGCGAAACTCCGCGCCCCGGCCATCGCGACCCTGTTCCCCGCACTCCGCGAAGGATCGGCCGCGCTCGGTATTCCGGTCTGGGACAACGCCTTCCACACCCTGGTGGATCCCTGGCCGCGACCCACCTGCGACTACGACACCATCCCCGTCGTCCCGACCCTGGCCACCACCGATACCCGGGTGCGGCTCTACAACTACTGCGTCACCGACAACCCGGCCCTGCAGGTCCGCGGCTCGGCCAACGCACCCCGGCCCAACGTGCCGGACAACGGCTCCGGGCCGCCGCCCGGTGTGACCGGAAATGAACTCTCCCAGCCCGTCCCCGGCAGATAG
- a CDS encoding MCE family protein — protein sequence MIRRICAALLVASAASGCAVTVDNVPLPKPGIGAPGYTIHATFQDALNLPDRAHVKIGGTDIGVVTGIDTINFVADVEMLIREDIRLPRGTIAELRQATPLGDIFIAMTLPAAQPNAEILKAGDTIGTEHTAAGASVEQLMVSISMLLNGGGLNQAAKITAEMNSMVGGRAPQLAHLLTEMSSVITALNQRTGDIDSMLSGLTVLTGELAKRKAELGQAADTFPGLLGLFAANNRDIAQLISKVSVTMAALGDFTETTGPEFVSLFDSIQKLMSGFTQMGDELGQALERFDQSYPSIMASFQGPALSVAATVSFLSIGALTDPAGSRAPELGDVPAFVGSLAQVLEKVIGRLQSPPQQDGPR from the coding sequence ATGATCAGGCGAATCTGCGCGGCGCTGCTCGTCGCGAGCGCCGCCTCCGGGTGTGCGGTCACCGTCGACAACGTGCCCCTGCCCAAACCGGGCATCGGCGCGCCCGGCTACACCATTCACGCCACCTTCCAAGACGCGCTGAACCTGCCGGACCGCGCGCACGTGAAGATCGGCGGCACCGACATCGGCGTGGTCACCGGCATCGACACCATCAACTTCGTCGCCGACGTGGAAATGCTGATCCGCGAGGACATTCGGCTGCCCCGCGGCACCATCGCCGAGCTGCGCCAGGCCACCCCGCTCGGCGACATCTTCATCGCGATGACCCTGCCCGCGGCACAGCCGAACGCCGAAATCCTGAAAGCCGGTGACACCATCGGCACCGAGCACACCGCCGCGGGCGCCTCGGTGGAACAGCTGATGGTGTCGATCTCCATGCTGCTCAACGGCGGTGGGCTCAATCAGGCCGCGAAGATCACCGCCGAGATGAACTCCATGGTCGGCGGTCGCGCACCGCAGCTGGCGCATCTGCTCACCGAAATGAGCAGTGTGATCACCGCGCTCAACCAGCGCACCGGCGATATCGACAGCATGCTGAGCGGCCTCACCGTACTCACTGGTGAATTGGCGAAGCGGAAAGCCGAACTCGGGCAGGCCGCGGACACCTTCCCCGGCCTGCTCGGCTTGTTCGCCGCGAACAACCGGGATATCGCCCAGCTGATCAGCAAGGTATCGGTGACCATGGCCGCACTCGGCGACTTCACCGAAACCACCGGACCGGAGTTCGTCAGCCTGTTCGACAGCATCCAGAAGCTGATGTCCGGATTCACGCAGATGGGTGACGAACTCGGGCAGGCGCTCGAGCGGTTCGATCAGTCGTATCCCTCGATCATGGCGTCCTTCCAGGGACCGGCGCTGTCGGTGGCGGCGACGGTGTCGTTTCTCAGTATCGGTGCGCTCACCGACCCGGCGGGCAGCCGCGCACCGGAGCTCGGCGATGTGCCCGCGTTCGTCGGCAGCCTCGCGCAAGTGCTCGAGAAGGTGATCGGCCGATTGCAGAGTCCGCCGCAGCAGGACGGTCCGCGATGA